A stretch of DNA from Aliidongia dinghuensis:
TGATGATTGTACCGATCCTGCCCTTCGCCGGCGCCGCCTCGTAACCGGAGGCGGCGCCGGCGACACAATCAAGACAGGCGCAGGGAATCGCCCAAGTAGAGGGCGGAATTTCTGGGAGGAGAACATGCGTAAGAGATCAGGAAGGGTGACCTGTCTGCAGGCCGGCCTGCTGGCGACCACGGCTGTCGTGGGCGGCCTTGCGGCACCGGCCTCAGCGCAGACGCAGGACCCGATCAAGATTGGCATCATCGCCGAGGAATCGGCGATTGCCGGTGCCGGGATCAACAAGGGCGCCCAGCTTGCCGCCGACGAGATCAATGCGGCGGGCGGCATCGACGGGCGCAAGATCGAACTCGCGATCTACGACAATCATTCCTCGTCCTCCGACGCGGTGCGCGCGTTCCAGCGCGCGGTCAGCGAGGACAAGGTCGTGGCCGTGATCGGCAGCTACATCAGCGAGGTGGCGTTGGCGCTCGAGCCGTGGTCGGCTCGCCTCCACGTGCCCTTCATCACGACTGGGGCGGCCTCGAACGACATCAGCAAGCATGTCCACGAGGACTACGATCACAACAAGTACACGTTCCACGAGTGGATGACCTCGGCCTTCATCGCCGATTCGGTCTGCGATTCGATGAAGCAGCTCCTGCAGCCGAAATATAAGACGGCGTCGGCGGTCATCTTCAGCGAGGACGCGGCCTGGACGACGCCGCTCGACAACGAATACCTCGCGTGCTTGCCCAAGATCGGCGTCAAGGTGCTCGACCATATCCGCTTCTCGCCGGACACGACCGACTTCACGCCGATCTTCAACAAGATCGAGGGCGAGAAGCCCGACGTGATCGTGACCGGCATCAGCCATGTCGGCGTGCAGCCGACCGTGCAGGCGGCGCAGCAGCAGGTGCCGATCCTGATGGTCGGCCAGTCCTCGCAAGCGACCTCGGGCACGTTCTGGAAG
This window harbors:
- a CDS encoding ABC transporter substrate-binding protein; translation: MRKRSGRVTCLQAGLLATTAVVGGLAAPASAQTQDPIKIGIIAEESAIAGAGINKGAQLAADEINAAGGIDGRKIELAIYDNHSSSSDAVRAFQRAVSEDKVVAVIGSYISEVALALEPWSARLHVPFITTGAASNDISKHVHEDYDHNKYTFHEWMTSAFIADSVCDSMKQLLQPKYKTASAVIFSEDAAWTTPLDNEYLACLPKIGVKVLDHIRFSPDTTDFTPIFNKIEGEKPDVIVTGISHVGVQPTVQAAQQQVPILMVGQSSQATSGTFWKDTNGAASGVITQSAAAPGAALTPKTQPFMEAYAKRFGEPPPYTGFTTSDAVHVVAEAIKRAGSTDPDKLVDALEKTDYVGTIGRVQFYGKDSPFTHAMIYGPDNVTGVTLQWQDGKQITLWPKAAAGAEMKFPSYIHLDPAKS